CAGTAGATGATGTTAGCTTTGATATTTTTAAAGGCGAAACATTTGGTTTAGTAGGCGAATCTGGTTGTGGTAAAACTACCACAGGTAGAGGGATAATTAGACTTTACCAGCCTACAGCTGGAGAGGTTATTTTTAGAGGTAAAAATATTGCAGCTAAAATGTCGGACAAAGAGCGCAGAAACGCTACCCGTGGTATTGAGATGATTTTTCAAGACCCCGTAGCATCATTAAACCCTCGTATGACTGTAAAAGAGATTATAGGCGAAGGTTTACGAATTAATAGATTATGTACTTCTGAAGAAGAGATGATGGACATGATTTATAAAATGCTTGATGTAGTAGGTTTAACAAAAGAGCATGCCTCAAGATATCCACATGAATTCTCGGGTGGGCAAAGACAGCGTATTGGTGTTGCCAGAGCTTTAATAACTAATCCAGAGGTAGTTATTGCAGACGAGCCAGTTTCTGCTCTTGATGTATCGGTGCAAGCTCAGGTTTTAAATCTAATGAATCGTATTAAGAAAAAGCTAGGTTTATCAATCTTATTTATTGCCCATGACTTATCTGTAGTAAAGTATTTTTCGGATAGAATTGGGGTAATGTATTATGGAAAATTAGTAGAGGTTGCTGATGCTAATGAGCTCTATAAAAATCCTTTACATCCATACACAAAATCATTATTATCAGCTATACCTCATCCTAATCCAGAGTATGAGAAAAAGCGTAAACACATTAATTATAGTGCATCTATGCATAAGTATGGTAAAAATGAGGAAGTTAGCTTAGTAGAAGTTTCTAAAGGACACTTTGTTAGATGTTCAAAAGCAGAGAGACAAAAATACTAATGCCTAAAGTGTTTAAAAAAAGAGGTTTAGTAATACTTATAGTACTTATTCTTTTAGGGATTTTTGCGGCACTATATATGCAATTAAATCTTTACAAAGGTGATAACCTAAGAACTTGGTCATCCTATGAATTAAGAATGGGTAAGGGTGAAATAGTCAAGCAAAAAGAAAGGCTATTTTTACCGCTTTATACTATGTTACTAGCCTTAATAGGCTATGTTGGATACTCTATATTTGAGCTTTTTGTAGGAGTTCACTCCTACTACAAAACTTCAAGATTTTTATTGATGATAGCAACTTATGCAGTAGCAGCTGTATATTTATTTAAAGGTTATTATGTGATTGCCCTAGCTCAGTCTATAACAGGCAAAACAGCCGAATATGTTATTGGCTTTAATAAACTTATGGGACCTGTTGCAGTTGTTATACTCTTAATGGGAATAAACTATTTCATAAAAAAAAGAAACCTTAAACAAAGAGAAAATATCTCAATTGATAATGAACGTTATAATGTATTAAAAGCAATACTAAATAAAAAAAGATAAAAAACAGGACTCGATCTTTCGAGTCCTGTTTAAATTACTCTATAATCTTAATTTTATCTTTTGCTATAAACTTGCTATCATACATAACTAACGAGTTATTCTCTAAAATAAACTCTTCGCTTACTATATTGCCGGTAGTTTTGTTAATGGCTTTTTTAAAAATCTTATTGTGTCTGTAATACTTATTTTTTAACTTCATAAAGTAATGCTCTTTTTCTACAACATGATAACTTAAATTTAACTCTTGATCACTGCGTAGCTCTCCACATAAATGCTTATCTGTAGTGTAGGTTATTAACTGAAAGCTTTTATCGGTATTATTTATAAACTGATAGTCTTTATAGTTATACATAATGGAGGTGCCTGTGCCAAAGGGTATTTGTCTGCCATAATCCGGAAACATATCTAGCTGGTTATGGTGATGATGTTCTATTATTTGTAAGGGGCTATGTAGAATCATCCAGTGAATTAAGTTTGTAAATTGACACATACCTCCAGCAATGCCTTTACTAATATTATTGCCTTTAATAATTAAGCCTTCTTTATAACCTTTTTTAGCTGTACAGTTACCTACTAGTTTCCAAAAAGAAAATATTTGATTTGGTTTTATAACAATGCCAGTTATGCTTGGAGTGGCTAAAGCTAAATTAACTGCTTTATTTTCTTGCAGTTGCATATCCACATTACCTAATTTTCGCCTTATAAGTGATTTATGTTTATAAACAATTTGTGGTAATTTTTCAGTGTTATAATTGTTAGCATACAGTTTGCTTTTGGATAACCAAAGCAGTTTTCTTAAAAAGATACCTTTATACTGTGATATTTTATAGGTGATAGGATGTAATTGACAAAATAATTTTCGTGGCATAGTTATACTAACCTCTTATAGTTATTAATAATTAGCAAAATATACTTAAATTGTAACATTATAATTGATTATACGCTAGAATTTCTTTTAGCAATTAGCATACAAAGCTTATATAGTCAGTGTATAGAGACAAAAAAACACGAGCGAACCCATTTTTGAGTATGCCGTGCTTTACAAGTTAAAGAAATTTAGCTGATTATTACTTACTAAACTCTACTACCGTACAATTATCTATAATATAACTAAAAAACTCTTCGTCAGTAATTTCTCTATTAAAGTACCTATTAACAGCTTTACTTACAAAGCCATGAGCAACAATTAATACCTTTTTTTCTTTATGTTTTTCACTTATTCTATCTAATGCTGCAAATACCCTATCTTGAACCTCTTGAGCAGATTCTCCCTCATGAATGGCTTGGGTAAACGATGAATTAAGGCCCTGTTTCCAACGTTCAGGGTATTTAGCTTGGCTTTCTTCTCTTGTAAGTCCTTCATATAAACCAACACATATTTCACGCAAATCACTATCGGTTTCAAGGGGTAAATTTAAGTACTTGTTTATAATATTAGCAGTTTGCTGGGCTCTTTTTTGAGATGAAGCTACAATAATATCAATATCTAAATTTTTTAGAATTTCACCAACTTGTTGTGCTTGCTGTTTTCCAAGTTCACTCAACTCAACATCTAAGCTTCCAGCATATCTTTTTTGAGCGTTATATATAGATTGGCCATGTCGAACAAAATATAATTTTTTCATAGTTCACCTCTTATTTATTTTGCTTTAATTCTAACATATTTGCATAAATATATTGAGAGAAATACCTAAAATATTAGCTGAAAATTTTAGTTGCTAAAAATCTCTAAAACATTTATTAAATGAAAATTATTATTCATAGAATGATTATATAATATGTGATAAGCTAAACATATAAAATAAAAGAATCGAGGAGGATAAAGTGAATAACATTTTTATTCAACCACGTGTAGAAACTTATACAGAGTACTTAAACTTAGCCAACACTAGCGGGTTGTCATTTGAACTCGGTGACTTTGCATCTCCTGCTGTGTTAAATGATATAACAGAATATAATTACCGAAAAGATTTTTATAAACATCATTTAAAACAATTTAGCAGCAATATTAGTTTACATGGAGCCTTTTTTGATATTATTGTTGCCAGTACTGATTTAGCTATTAAAAGAGCTTCGCGTGAAAAGGTTCGTATTGGTTTAGAAACCGCCAAAGAATTAGGCGCAAGTTCTATTGTTTTTCACTCTGGTTTTAACTCAATTATTAAAAATCCAAAATATAAAGATAATTGGTTACAAGCTGCTTTGTTTTGGAGCCAAATGGCCAATGAATATGAGCTAGAAATTTTGCTAGAAAATGTTTGGGATTTAAATCCGCAAAATCTTTCAGAATTGTTAACGAATATTAATTTAGACAATGTTAATATATGCCTTGATATTGCTCATATAAATGTCTTTTCTCAAGAGACAATTGAAAACTGGTTTAACGTGTTAGGAGATAAAATAACCTATATACACTATAGCGATAATAAAAGTGATTATGATGCCCACTTAGCCATTGGCGAAGGAGATATAGACTGGCATATAGTAAACAATTGTATAAAAAAACTAAGCCATAAACCCAGAGTTGTTTTGGAAGTAAGTGGTTGTGCAGAGATTAATAAATCATTAAAATATTTAACTAAAAACAAAATATATCCATATAATTAAGTAGCTCACAATAAATTAAACGAACTGCTAAAAATAATAAAAAAAACTTGCAGGATTCAGGTAAATACTGTAGAATTTATAGTAGGTAAAAACTTAATATTGCGTATATAGAGGAGCAGTTTATTAGGTAGTTTAAGAGTGGAAAGGTACGTAATGCCAATATCTTAAATGAAGGTATAAATTGCCGAAAGGTATTATTTATTACGGAGTAATACACTTGGGAGTTAGGTGCACATAATTTAACTACTGTCATATCCAAATGATATGAGGCGCTATTCAGTAATTTCAGCTGAATGGTGCTTTTTGTTTTAAAGTTACAATGGTAGCTTACATAAAAATAAAAACATCGCTAAATAATTTAATAATGTACATAGAGGTGCAATTTTCATGGTAGTTAGTAACTGTTAAGAGTAGAAACACTCGTATTACTAATAAAGGGGAAAGTTGCCGAAAGATACCATTAGTTTTCTTAATACTATCTTGGTAGTTATGCCTACATAACATAACTACTGTCATATCAAAGTATATGATGCGCTATTCGGTGTGTATTTTTTCATGCTGAATAGCGTTTTTTACTAAACTATGATATGAAGCGCTAT
This Clostridium sp. 'deep sea' DNA region includes the following protein-coding sequences:
- a CDS encoding histidine phosphatase family protein gives rise to the protein MKKLYFVRHGQSIYNAQKRYAGSLDVELSELGKQQAQQVGEILKNLDIDIIVASSQKRAQQTANIINKYLNLPLETDSDLREICVGLYEGLTREESQAKYPERWKQGLNSSFTQAIHEGESAQEVQDRVFAALDRISEKHKEKKVLIVAHGFVSKAVNRYFNREITDEEFFSYIIDNCTVVEFSK
- a CDS encoding sugar phosphate isomerase/epimerase family protein gives rise to the protein MNNIFIQPRVETYTEYLNLANTSGLSFELGDFASPAVLNDITEYNYRKDFYKHHLKQFSSNISLHGAFFDIIVASTDLAIKRASREKVRIGLETAKELGASSIVFHSGFNSIIKNPKYKDNWLQAALFWSQMANEYELEILLENVWDLNPQNLSELLTNINLDNVNICLDIAHINVFSQETIENWFNVLGDKITYIHYSDNKSDYDAHLAIGEGDIDWHIVNNCIKKLSHKPRVVLEVSGCAEINKSLKYLTKNKIYPYN
- a CDS encoding VanW family protein, with amino-acid sequence MPRKLFCQLHPITYKISQYKGIFLRKLLWLSKSKLYANNYNTEKLPQIVYKHKSLIRRKLGNVDMQLQENKAVNLALATPSITGIVIKPNQIFSFWKLVGNCTAKKGYKEGLIIKGNNISKGIAGGMCQFTNLIHWMILHSPLQIIEHHHHNQLDMFPDYGRQIPFGTGTSIMYNYKDYQFINNTDKSFQLITYTTDKHLCGELRSDQELNLSYHVVEKEHYFMKLKNKYYRHNKIFKKAINKTTGNIVSEEFILENNSLVMYDSKFIAKDKIKIIE